The region GTTAAGAGCGATGAAATGTTAAGTCCTGTTTTGAGACTAGTGTAGGCTGCAGCATTTGGAAGGCATGATGTTGATGAAGAAATAATGTGGGTTTAGAGGGGAACAGGAACTGTAGTGACTATCCAACAAActcttcttcctcttttactTGCTTTGGGAAATGTAGCTTAATTAACTAACATCATACATATATTGGTTCAGTCTTTGAACAGTTATCTCAACGTTAACTCTTTTTTCATATTAGCATATATTTACTCAGGAGCATCAACAATGGCTCTGCAGTACTGTGCTGAAATAATGTGCAGTTCTCTGCTGGGGTCTGTAGTCCTTGTTATTGCAATTTATTCTTGTCAATTATGCCATCAGCATGGTATTAAAGTAATATGGCCAGTTAGTGAGCAAGTAGGCTATAtttgaggttttttttgcatgtttttaatatcatgttttccTGAGTGTATAGTGCACTCGCATTGCTTTAAAAACCAGTTGAATCCACACAATGAAATGTTCACTCCTTAACGCCCCTGCTTTGCTCAAGCTCAGTTACTGTGCGTTTGTTTGCTCATATTACATCTATAACCTGACCTAGATAGGTTGTAATAGAGAGGGAAAAGATTCGTCCTGTAAAACGGCCtagattcatttaaaaaaaaactgtcgcAAAAATGTCCCGTTACATTTATGTAAGTGTTTTTCTTTGGCTTTGAATAAAGTTATATTTATACtataaatacacaaaatgtCACATTTGATCCTTACTAAAATgcaacaataccagtaccagAATTTTATAGGCTCTACTAGTGTGAAATTAAGGCAGAACATGAAAATGCAATTAAACAAATTTTATTCATGAATTAATGAGTATATTGGCTCTCTAAGcattatatatttacacacatgTGGCCTTTAGGTAATATAAATGTGAACAGAATTAAAGGATCTACAGTCCCAGCTTGTAACTGTTGGTCTTGATTGGCCTTCCGAGTTTCTTGCACTCATCCTTTGTCCATCTTTTACCTTTTTACtgttgcatatatatatatagtagggGGATTGTTTGCTTCCCACCATATTATAAGCATCAGCACTACCATCTCCCTTCGGTTCTGTAGAATTACAAAACTGATTTCGGGATGCTGAGCTGAATCCTAGCACCATACTATTTCAGGATAATTACATCTCTAGAGGATGCTGATTAGGCCTGTCAGGGGAGTCTTGCTGTGTGACAGTTTGTCTTAAAGAGCCTCATTAGCAATAATCATGACTAGCGTAATCTTATTTGGATAATAGTTGCTAAGAAACTAGCCTAATCGCAGATTTTGAGCCTAATCTCTCCTCTAGATCTGCACATCAGGTGATTTTCTTTTGCATCTATCTATTATTAGTGTTTTAATTCTGTCAGTGTAATTAAAAATGACATGTAATTAAAAGTGGAATGAATTGTGTATGGTGGAAAGCAGTCTTATGTCAAGTTAATATTGCCTTACAGGTGAATTGTGTGTGATAGCTGTCAGTCTAGTTCGAGTGGGCAATTTGGATGCACTGCTAGCTAGCACGGCAATGATTCTATGAGCTTTCAGGGCATAAACTGAAACCAACCAGCCATTTATACACTGTCATGCTTGATTAAATGGCAATACCAACTGGAAATTGACCCTAAACTGCAGTAACTTAGAGGTGAGTTCAATCGATGCATTGGCCTTCTAGCTTAGAGTTTAAATTGCATAAGTATTGCCCTCATTTTGCTCCTGGTTGAATTAATTCTCTGGCCGTGTTGTGAGGAGGTCTTTCATTAAGCTTGGATGGATTATTTCAATTCTGGGCAtgttccttttttctctctctgctcTTGCTGATCCTTTTGCCATACCAGGCTGCCAATTGTAACTCCTTACTAAGTGTCATTAAATTTAGCAAAATGCTTTCTGATGTTGTGCTATCAATCAAGACATCATCATGAGATCAGTGTCTTTCCCTTTATACAAAATCATCTCACTTTTTGAGGCCTCCGCACCCTGCCAAATGCTTTGGCTGCCAAAATGTGATGTTGGCAGAACAGGATTTTCTGCTTTTATGGGAATGCAGAGGCTCTGCATGGGGGGGAAAATGGTGCAGTGTGCTCATAGTTcccacctgttttttttttccagtagaACCACCCAGGATACATGATCTGAGGAAAGAGTTTAACTAGCTAAAATTCAGATTTTGCATCTGGCAGTGATTAAGGAGCATGTTGTGTTTACATCGTGTTGCTGTCTGAGCATTCAGGGATGTTGTGCAACAAGTTAGGTTCATTGCCTGGCACATACTTTTGTACAGCATGTTCAGTTGTTTGTAACATCCAGTGGCACCGCTTGGTCTGTTTGAGGCACGTCGATTCCGGCTGTTTTGTGTACTGAATTCTTTAAATTGATGTACATGGTTGTTAACCAGTTATCGTTGCAAACTTCTATAGCTGTGCAGCCTGAAATACTAGTCACACTGGGTGTAATTGTGTTGCATTGTGTTGTAAGATCATAATGGCAAATTAGGGCTTGTTGCACCCAAGCTTTAAGTTCAGTTTAACTATTTGATGTCTAggaaatttattttataatttttataatattttagtatCTATTAGCCCCAACAGACCCACAGTGGCGATTTTCGCCCAAACCAGGCATGAGCTACACCTAAATTTGCttgtttaatttgttgtttttggtcttaAAATCACTGATTAGTggaattaattattatatgtatttccTGAACATGACGGGTCTTGCAAATTGTGTAAAGGGTTAAGGGAATCTTTTGGAAGAGGTGTTTTATTTCTCTAGTACACTTTCAGAGACGGTTGCCAATTTTCCCTCTTATTTGTTAGCAGTATATTCCCAAACATCAGCGGATGGATATTATCAGTAATCCTTAACCGTAATTGATGCTGACCAGAAATACAGAACGGCTGAATGTAATAAATCACATTAACCCTTGTTCTTCTGGTGTTCCACCCTGCTTTTATCTCTTAGCTGAAGCTGTTTACTGAGAGATCCCCTTCCTGCTCAGTGCAGGCCTCCTCTTTCTTCTTCTCTTTTACAACAGCAGTGCTGTTCTCAGCCTCCTGCTACCAGATCTTTGTGTGCTGCCTCATTCCAAATCATACAGCACAATTGGGGGCAGGTGATTCCTTCTGGCAGTGGTCAAAGTGCAGTTTGATTTCTCTCTTAatgaaatgtaaacataaactcTGGGTATGTAGCTACAATGTGTAACTAATCTTTGTTTAATAGGAGGTTTGATTTTATGAATTTATAAAGAAATGTACATTATACTTAATAAAACGGCAGGACTGTAATCTGAACTAAATGAGTCTGTTGGTCATAAGACATttagtaaaaatgttttaatgtttttgttcctGTTATTACCATGAAGAGTAAATTCCATTTATATCTTTACACATACCAGTGTAGCAGCAAGTGCGGATAAAAACGAGGGTTGCGTCAGAAAAGGCATCTAACACAGaaactgtgccagatcaggTATGCAGAACAGAATCATCTGCTGGAAATTAAATGAACTGTGATTTCCGGTGACATCTCTAGTAATTACTGTGCTGATCAGTCCAGTAGGAGATGCTAAACTTGTTAAATGTTAGAAATGCTAACAAGAGGTTTTAATACTATACAGCTAATGCAGCACATCACAACTGTTAAGCAACCTATTCCATAGTAAGTAATCAAATAAACATttgtctctgtgtatgtgtttttcAGCAGTAGATCATGGCCGAGCATGAACCCACCCCGGAGCAGCTAGCAGCCATTGCTGCTGAGAATGAGGAGAGCGACTCTGTAAACTACAAGCCACCAGCACAAAAGAGCCTGCAGGAGATCCAGGAGCTGGATAAGGAAGATGAAAGCCTGCGCAAGTACAAGGAGGCTTTGCTCGGCTCGAGCTCAGTGGCAGTAGGTGGGTGTCGACCCGCAAACCTGCATAGACACTATGTAGTAGTTATTTTTTATGACAAGTTTCATCATTTACCAGGTTCTGATTTTGAGGCAAATATCTAATAAtgatatctgtgtgtgtggtttggctAGCCTTCAGTCCTGAAAACATGACCCAATTAAGACTGTGAAGTAGCATTCTACAACTCCAGACATTTATCTTTGTAGGAATAGGCAAAAAGATTACATTTCTAGTGCCTATGTTGACAATCCAGTAAACTGTGGGATTAATTTTGTCACTATGAATTTGTGACTtccttaatttaaaataatctgTCAGCAAGAATTTAAAAGATGGATCTTCCCCATCATTGATAATGAAAAGCATTCTTTGAATAGTTCTTTACATTTGGTGCTTGGGAGGTGCAGAGGTATATTACATTAGCCCGCCAGCATGTTGGCcagcatgattggctatgtttgaagGAGGGTAGATGGCCAAACCCTTGCTAGAATCATTTCTAACTTTAGATGTATAAAAGCGGTAAATATCAACAATGACTTTGCAAAAAAAAGTACCAATCTTATTATTTCTGTAGCATCTAAATAGTTCTCCCTGTTTcaaattttaaactttttttcttttgatgtGTGCAAGTTTACACAGTACATGCTGTTTAATTCCATGCTCTTCAGAACTATAACTTGGGTGTCTTTTTCTAGATGCTAATACTCCCAATGTCCTGGTGACACGACTTACTTTAATGTGTGAAGCGGCTCCTGCGCCTCTGGTCCTTGACTTGCAAGGTAAGAAAAAGATCAACTGCCCGCTTTGATAGCCTATGGCTAGATAGACATGTCTGTTGGGTGTGGCCAAaaaaatgtggacacctgaacatgtgcttgttatacaatttaaaaacaaattctattaatatattaaaatagtgaCATCTTCACTTCCCTGAGAGGGCttcaagtgtgtctgtggtaatttgtgtccattcagtctaAAAATTAATTGCTGGGCCACTACTGCTCAACATTGTACATTTACCTGcagttaaacatgtttaaaacttaaCAAGATCTAAATcttatttctgtattattacTGCAAATCTCTACTGGTTCTGTGTTCCTGCTGTCCAGTTGTTTCATGGATAGAGTTGATTTctttaaagagagagagagaatcttAATTTTAAATAGCTGTATGCACTTTAGTGGACATGAATCACAAGCATTATGACGTAGTACCTTGAGAGGGTTTTGGCTGTAAAATAAGGTTTTGACAGAGAGATGGATGTATTTCCACTTGCATGACAGCTTAAATGTGTCTGACATTCCAATGTGGTTTAGTAATGTAGGTGATCTAAATTAATTTCAAATGGATTCAGAATGCATTTCTTATCCAGATATACAAGTCAGACAGCACAAAGCACAGTTCATTTTAAAACGGTAAATTTTCCCCAGTTagttttgtgtatttatgtattagcTGGAACAAGTTAGGAGCTGTCAGACAGCTGGAATAAAATTTGCCTGGCAAACAAGGTCCTGTATGAGGAATAGGGAGAGAACCTGAGAACACAAAAATAATTCACTTGCTGGATGTGGTAaactttagatttttttttttagcttgtgatgtcattataacgagtaTAAACTGGTCAAAGCCCAGCAGTCTCGGTATAAATTAAGGAAATGTTTAATAAGCTGTGAAATGTATAGTGATCATGTTTGTTTGGTCTCATAATTCCACAGGAGACCTGGACACTTTTAAAAAGCAGTCATTCGTGCTGAAAGAAGGAGTGGAGTACAAGATAAAGATCAGCTTCAAGGTGAGCCTCCCAAGTTTCCTTCTTTTCCATGCCAGAATTATATTTCCCTTTAATCTTACCACAGAGATAATGAGTTTATAagtttatatttagtttaaaaatgtTGTTGGTAGTGTGAGGTGTCTCAGCTACAGTCCTATTCAGTTAGTATTGCTATCACAAAATATccatttacaaaatgtaaattcattaatgtgtttgtgtgcagcCAAATAATGACCACAGGATTCATGACCAAGTATTTCTACTCAAAAtagtcaaatacatttaaatatttacccAGTACAATGAGATTTAGGATTCCACAGAAATATTCAGGggttcatttattttctcatttgCCTAGAATAAGAGCTTTATTCTGACCAGAGTCTTACTGGATCAGGGGCTTATTTACTAGATGCAAAGCACGATGTTCAAGAGTTATTAAAGTAAGCGTAATGGTTTTGTTGATTGTAAAACAGCTTTTAACTTTTTAACTGTACTGCAATATGCTATATTTATTCAAAATTAATACCATTAACTTACTCATAATAACTGCAGTTAATACATAGATTAAACATGtcatgtttttgattattaattCATAATATTCTGACATTTTCCTTGTCAGGGTTTTGaatattatatttaacaaaACTGATCAATCAAAAGTCTTTCTTTTCAAATTGTGAACCGCATTGTTAAAGAAAACATgcagaataaatgtatttaatctaACGCTGCAGTGTTTCTGTACCTGATGTATGTTGTGTGGATCTTTTCAAGGTCAACAAGGAGATCGTTTCAGGACTGAAGTATGTACAACAAACCTTTAGGAAAGGTGTCAAGCGTAAGTTCTCTTATCATTACACAATATTTTTCCTGTACAGTAAAGTAAAACACTAGTGTAATAGTAAATACAaaatgtgatttgttcattcttttaACCCTTTATTTAACATTAGAAATATTTGCTTTGTACTCTTAgttcattaaaacattaacagatcaaatcaaaaacaaatcacAGGTTCCTTGTATGCAACTCTATAATAACACTATGCATGTCTTATTAACCCTGTTATGTGCCTATTTTATAGTTGACAAATCCGACTACATGGTGGGGAGCTATGGGCCACGGCCGGCCGAGTACGAGTTTCTCACTCCGCTGGAGGAGGCCCCCAAAGGAATGCTGGCCCGCGGCACCTACAACATCAAGTCCAAATTCACCGACGACGACAAGCACGACCACCTTTCCTGGGAGTGGAGCCTGAACATCAAGAAGGACTGGAAAGATTGAGCTGCTCCTGAACCTCAACTGCTTTTCCTCTCTGTTTTTTCATTGCTCCTACCTCTCTCTTCTCCCCCTCCCTACCTTCACATCACAAGTCCCATCATCATGGAATAACCGGTTAGTCGACAAACACCCCTCAGATCTATCACTCCGTCCACCTTCCTATTGAATCCTTCTTTGCTATTCCTTCACTTCCTTCCTTTTCCATGAGTATTGAAGATTTtcatgaaaatatatatatctatatatatgtgaaaaacaaacaaaattgtgCACAATCCagattttgattttttttcttgtttgtatataaaactttaaaaaaagagaggagaaaaaaaaattcaaaaacatGAATGCTTTCGGCATGGCTGTTATAAGTAATCTTCTCTCCCCGTGTGCCTCCGTGTCCTCCCTCACCTCGTGTTTTGTCGTGTCTTGTTGTTTTACTCGCATTCCATttcttttcttaattattttaaatgaccatGATATGCCTTGAATGGGAAATGGTTCCGTATACTGACGTTTTGCCCACTAGCATTCCTCCAAGTCACTGCTTTCCGTGATCCAAAGGAAAACGAATTGTTGTAGAGAATTATGGGTATTCTGTGTGTGCCGTAATTAATGCAACTGACATGTGTTGCTTGATTGGCTTCTAGAGGTTGTCTGCGCATGTGGGTTTAGCCGTTTTGACTTTGTACTCACGAAAGGAGCTCCGCTGGTCAGCCTTCCTGGTATTGATGTGTCATTTTCTTCGCCGTGTGGCCTTAAAAAAATTCCTGTAGCAAGATTTTTGATGAGCTCATTGCCTTTATGTTTtatattcaattaaaaaaaattccacCTCTTGAAGCTGAATGTTCTCCAAATACAACTGCTTCCAGTTGGGAAGGATCTTTTATCTGGTGCCTCATCTGCTCATCTACATTCAGGATAGACGAAACATGAAGGCTAGTAGAAGTATGCTGGATGGAAGACATCCTGGCCACCCTTGCTCCTTCTCGATCGTCTTGATTTGTGCTTCTGCTTTGTATCCTTCTCCCGAATGTATCCATTTTTAAGGCAGGTGCTTAATTTGAGATGTGCCCTTTGTGTGTGGTCTACTCAGCACTAAAGAGATTTCTCGAAGCAGAAAGGGCTGTTTCTACCTGCAGACCTCGAGTACTTCTGTACTGAAGAAAATCACTGGTTGTGCCTCCACTATTAACAATCACAAGCTGCTCTGTAAACATCTTAAAATCTACAAACATGAAGTCAAAACTCTAAGGTGGGATGTAGTTCTCCAGTTCAGAACAGCCTGGTGTATACACACAGTCATCTTCACACCATTGCCAGTAATGTTGCATGAAGATTTTTttagcactttttttttattttttttccacttGGTCTTTGTACTTGTTCTCTCACTGTGGAAGGAGATTACTGCTCATCTGTGTCAACATTAAAGTGTTCAGAATGGAAtttgcttctttttttatttcctcCATTTAGCCATGTGTAAGATTTTATAATTTATCTttgttcattaattaattagaccattttatttatttgttggcaAAATATTACATAAGTAAACCTTCCTCATAAAGGCGTGTTTAATATTGGAACTCTACGATTCGAGTGCAGTCATGTCGGTaataaaaaaggggagaaaaacaGTTTGACTGTGTTGACGCGGAATGGCATTACTGTATTGTAGCTTAAAACAGCCATTATGATTTCAAAGTTGTGTCTAAAAAAGATCAACAGAAATTTTAAACCCATGAAGCAGATTTTGGTAAATCTTTTAACCAATAATCAACCAACAATGATACATCAACAGATAACCGTCCATTCAATATAAAAATCACATCATACTTTCATGTCAACGAGGCTTTatactttattaaattaattaaaacaaaacagcctaacacagtaaacatggcagtaatgtaAGAATCATGACCAGAACCAGTTCAGAATTCTGAATCTAGATTTAACAGAATGAAAATATAAAGCTAATAGTCCATTAAAAACTGAAAcatgcttattaaaaaaaa is a window of Trichomycterus rosablanca isolate fTriRos1 chromosome 22, fTriRos1.hap1, whole genome shotgun sequence DNA encoding:
- the arhgdia gene encoding rho GDP-dissociation inhibitor 1 — encoded protein: MAEHEPTPEQLAAIAAENEESDSVNYKPPAQKSLQEIQELDKEDESLRKYKEALLGSSSVAVDANTPNVLVTRLTLMCEAAPAPLVLDLQGDLDTFKKQSFVLKEGVEYKIKISFKVNKEIVSGLKYVQQTFRKGVKLDKSDYMVGSYGPRPAEYEFLTPLEEAPKGMLARGTYNIKSKFTDDDKHDHLSWEWSLNIKKDWKD